From Alteribacter lacisalsi, a single genomic window includes:
- a CDS encoding LCP family glycopolymer transferase, which produces MKKFLLITGGVMLLLILAAGGYGYYLYDSVQETVDSQMHVELERNESSGREGEVNMDEFEPVSFLLIGVDSEGVQEGLSDTMIVVTVNPDEDSMRMVSLPRDTRVEIPGYDMMDKINHAYGFGGPELAIATVENYLDIPLDYFMTVNMDGFEEMVDSVGGVTVENPFAFDQNSIDFEEGELDLNGKEALAYVRMRSEDPRGDMGRNERQRQVVNALVDEGAQFSSITRVESILDAVGSNVVTNLDFAKMRKLFDNYASARHNQDTLEIEGSGETIDGIWYLQVPDEERERVSSELRAHLELDDAENDGVAASSEEDE; this is translated from the coding sequence ATGAAGAAATTTCTACTTATCACCGGCGGCGTTATGCTGCTCCTGATCTTGGCAGCCGGGGGTTACGGCTATTACCTTTATGATTCGGTTCAGGAGACGGTTGATTCTCAGATGCACGTGGAGCTGGAGCGGAACGAGTCGTCCGGGCGCGAAGGTGAAGTGAATATGGATGAATTTGAGCCTGTCTCGTTTCTGTTAATCGGTGTGGATTCGGAAGGCGTTCAGGAGGGGCTGTCCGATACGATGATCGTGGTGACGGTAAATCCTGATGAGGATTCAATGCGGATGGTCAGTCTGCCCCGGGATACACGGGTGGAGATTCCCGGGTACGACATGATGGATAAGATCAATCATGCCTATGGGTTTGGCGGTCCTGAACTGGCGATCGCAACAGTGGAAAATTACCTGGACATTCCGCTTGATTACTTTATGACGGTGAACATGGACGGATTTGAGGAGATGGTCGATTCCGTCGGCGGTGTAACCGTGGAAAATCCATTTGCATTTGATCAGAACAGCATTGATTTTGAAGAGGGTGAACTGGACCTTAACGGTAAGGAAGCCCTCGCCTATGTCCGGATGCGGAGTGAAGATCCCCGCGGGGACATGGGGAGGAACGAGCGCCAGCGCCAGGTAGTCAATGCCCTGGTCGATGAAGGAGCGCAGTTCAGTTCGATCACGCGAGTCGAGAGTATTCTCGATGCGGTCGGAAGTAACGTGGTGACGAACCTGGACTTCGCCAAGATGCGGAAGCTGTTCGATAACTATGCGAGCGCCCGTCACAATCAGGATACGCTCGAAATTGAAGGCAGCGGCGAAACGATTGACGGGATCTGGTATCTGCAGGTGCCTGATGAGGAGCGGGAGCGTGTCAGCTCCGAGCTCCGTGCGCACCTTGAGCTTGATGACGCGGAGAACGATGGCGTCGCGGCTTCTTCGGAAGAGGACGAATAG
- a CDS encoding EpsG family protein, whose translation MLIYFLIAIWVGLQTANLWQPKHPGTLYRYTIHQPYPVTAALTFLFIAAVLAAPVTGDMSRYLAQLHLNSTLTMPEALASVRWEPGFVVYQWLVSVLTTSQTFFIGLTAMLMWVLLFFTLKKVVPVSYLPLLLFGYVSFFEYFNLATNIIRQGFVIHLMLLMIVMLKEDRYIKGILLVAAASLFHISGIITAGLLLIRKLRISVAFLIGALGLGTLLMLTGMHQQIMITVAGLVGGTVEDTVLRFTSDEFVDRYGGIVNRLDFLGFTLFWAVWGAAFYYLYLRKDEWYMWILKCYLALSVVFTLFAFIAYSDRIAMFAWFLVPILLFYPITRMTGRMKTAGIAGTILIAVLMVFFFDVTPYFARLPGY comes from the coding sequence TTGCTGATTTATTTTCTCATCGCCATCTGGGTTGGGCTGCAGACCGCAAACCTATGGCAGCCAAAACATCCCGGCACACTATACCGTTATACAATCCACCAGCCGTATCCTGTAACCGCAGCGTTAACCTTTCTTTTTATTGCCGCTGTGCTGGCAGCTCCTGTTACCGGTGATATGAGCAGGTATCTGGCGCAGCTTCATCTGAACAGCACTTTGACAATGCCCGAAGCCCTTGCCAGCGTCCGCTGGGAACCTGGATTTGTGGTTTATCAGTGGCTCGTAAGCGTCCTGACCACGTCACAGACATTTTTTATCGGACTGACCGCCATGCTCATGTGGGTCCTGCTTTTTTTCACTCTGAAAAAAGTCGTGCCCGTGTCTTATCTTCCGCTTCTGCTGTTTGGCTATGTAAGCTTTTTTGAGTACTTTAACCTCGCGACTAACATTATCCGTCAGGGCTTTGTGATTCATCTGATGCTTCTGATGATTGTGATGCTGAAAGAAGACCGCTACATAAAAGGCATTCTTCTCGTTGCCGCCGCTTCCCTTTTTCATATTTCAGGAATCATCACGGCAGGGCTGCTGCTCATCCGTAAGCTGCGCATTTCTGTCGCTTTCCTGATCGGCGCTCTTGGGCTTGGCACCCTGCTCATGCTTACAGGAATGCATCAGCAGATCATGATCACCGTGGCTGGACTTGTCGGAGGAACAGTGGAGGACACGGTCCTCCGCTTTACCTCCGATGAGTTTGTGGACCGTTACGGGGGCATTGTGAACCGCCTCGATTTTCTCGGTTTCACCTTGTTCTGGGCAGTCTGGGGAGCGGCCTTTTACTATCTGTATCTCCGAAAAGACGAATGGTACATGTGGATTTTAAAATGCTATCTGGCGTTAAGCGTTGTGTTCACCCTGTTTGCCTTTATCGCCTATTCCGACCGGATTGCCATGTTTGCCTGGTTTCTCGTCCCAATTCTTCTGTTTTACCCGATCACCAGAATGACGGGACGCATGAAGACAGCAGGGATTGCCGGCACGATTCTGATTGCCGTGCTCATGGTTTTCTTCTTTGATGTAACCCCGTATTTTGCCCGGCTCCCTGGCTATTAA
- a CDS encoding glycosyltransferase family 4 protein, with product MDILYVVDNNVDTIGGEQESTKIILNEMKKQHHIGLVQPGKPPKKCRQIESFTLTGTPKLKQLVKKPWRFLGYINRMRKIIRGKRPELIHSHAQASFFIVALLKFLRLIPQSNVVVHTERGLYSKYGKPVKLLFYLFLKKADVLVTTTKHNRDMWKEGLEKFKYSRRLDFRVIENTAGELYEDQTAGHSGEKELHVGFAGRYAGWKNWPLAVDISQGLEERFPGKVKVSMAVGCHEQPCFEAVEAIFKDMNELLGSRFDGKINTPFEDMRRFYSDINYFVLTSDPDTESFGRTLVEAMASRTIVFTTNAGGSEEVVGKDDNVGRTAEDFVEKIARFYTDNAAAEQEKQRSVERAKQTYSTENNISKHIRLYEDKLMEKDVSKALAASDKRVVE from the coding sequence ATGGACATCCTTTATGTTGTAGACAACAACGTGGACACGATCGGAGGAGAACAGGAATCAACGAAAATCATTCTGAACGAGATGAAAAAACAGCACCATATCGGACTCGTACAGCCCGGCAAGCCCCCGAAAAAGTGCCGTCAAATCGAGTCGTTTACATTGACTGGGACCCCAAAGCTCAAGCAGCTCGTTAAAAAACCGTGGCGTTTTCTAGGGTATATCAACCGAATGCGAAAAATCATCCGCGGAAAACGGCCGGAACTGATTCACTCCCACGCCCAGGCGAGCTTCTTTATCGTAGCGCTCCTGAAGTTTCTGCGGCTGATCCCCCAGTCCAACGTGGTCGTTCATACTGAGCGCGGTCTGTACTCAAAGTACGGGAAACCGGTAAAACTGCTGTTCTATCTTTTTCTGAAAAAAGCAGACGTACTCGTCACCACAACGAAACATAACCGGGACATGTGGAAAGAGGGGCTTGAAAAGTTTAAATACAGCCGGCGTCTCGATTTCAGGGTGATTGAAAACACGGCCGGAGAGCTTTATGAGGACCAGACCGCCGGTCACTCCGGGGAAAAAGAGCTGCACGTGGGCTTTGCCGGACGTTACGCAGGCTGGAAAAACTGGCCGCTCGCGGTTGATATTTCACAAGGGCTGGAAGAACGGTTTCCGGGAAAAGTGAAGGTGAGTATGGCCGTAGGCTGTCATGAGCAGCCGTGCTTTGAAGCTGTGGAAGCGATTTTCAAAGATATGAACGAGCTCCTAGGTAGCCGTTTTGACGGGAAAATCAACACGCCGTTTGAAGACATGCGCCGGTTTTACAGTGATATCAATTACTTTGTCCTTACTTCGGATCCGGATACGGAATCGTTCGGACGGACCCTCGTTGAAGCGATGGCCAGCCGTACAATCGTGTTTACCACCAATGCCGGCGGCTCGGAGGAAGTGGTTGGAAAAGACGATAATGTGGGCCGTACGGCGGAGGATTTCGTTGAGAAAATCGCCCGCTTTTACACGGACAATGCCGCAGCCGAGCAGGAAAAACAACGGAGCGTCGAGCGGGCAAAACAGACGTATTCAACAGAAAACAACATCAGCAAGCACATTAGACTGTACGAGGACAAGCTCATGGAAAAGGACGTCTCAAAAGCGCTTGCTGCCTCAGATAAAAGGGTGGTCGAATGA
- a CDS encoding glycosyltransferase family 2 protein, which translates to MTAVSFLCTVKNGGDLFMETLKSIRNQTFRDFELVVVDDGSTDRTNERIRKFANENRFPVTLVTTKGVGRGRALNLGVEHCKGTYIMIVDDDDPIHPEKARIQHEAGRSNPEYTVLCTRAFTLLNEDEPEWREISETGEDPLDVTDRVYIKNPVIHSSVMIRKEALEAEGAYDETRKSQFDTELWLRLVTNGHRIGQIPYALTAKRAHRNQAFERKKRLAFLTRTTALQLKYLKKAGVPPYYYVFPAAKFAYGLLPRAVRVQLRKSREQV; encoded by the coding sequence ATGACAGCTGTATCGTTTTTATGCACCGTCAAAAACGGCGGAGATTTGTTTATGGAAACATTGAAAAGCATCCGGAATCAGACATTCAGGGATTTTGAACTCGTCGTGGTGGACGACGGCTCCACCGACCGCACGAACGAACGGATCCGGAAATTTGCCAACGAAAACCGCTTTCCTGTTACACTGGTCACAACGAAAGGTGTCGGTCGAGGCAGGGCATTGAACCTTGGTGTCGAACACTGTAAAGGAACGTATATCATGATCGTGGATGACGACGATCCAATTCATCCGGAAAAAGCCCGGATTCAGCACGAGGCTGGCCGCAGCAACCCTGAATATACCGTGCTCTGTACGAGGGCGTTTACCCTCCTGAACGAAGACGAGCCCGAGTGGCGCGAAATCAGCGAAACCGGGGAAGACCCGCTCGATGTGACCGACCGGGTCTACATTAAAAATCCGGTGATTCACAGCTCGGTGATGATCAGAAAAGAAGCTCTCGAAGCAGAAGGGGCGTACGACGAAACCCGGAAATCCCAGTTCGATACGGAGCTGTGGCTCAGGCTCGTCACAAACGGGCACCGCATCGGCCAGATCCCCTACGCGCTGACCGCCAAGCGGGCCCACCGCAACCAGGCGTTTGAGCGGAAAAAGCGGCTTGCGTTTTTAACCCGGACGACGGCACTTCAGCTTAAGTATTTAAAAAAGGCCGGTGTCCCGCCTTATTATTACGTGTTTCCGGCAGCAAAGTTCGCTTACGGACTCCTGCCGCGTGCCGTTCGGGTCCAGCTTAGAAAAAGCAGGGAGCAGGTGTAA
- a CDS encoding oligosaccharide flippase family protein, whose protein sequence is MKQLQKWKKNKFVRNVLVLFSGTALAQVITIAAVPILTRLYSPDAFGTLSIYTSIVAILTIFMTMKYEYAIVTARNEREAISVVYLTLWILIAATALLYILIYVAGDMFLSVFQIDELGTILWLVPLSLVFFGAIAILKYWMNRHESYKVLSYTNVANNGSRAAVQIGLGLQTASTMGLVAGQMFGNFLNAALLWWKAVRTTGLNTVHRPSIHEIRTAAVTFSQYPKFNAPNTLVNNLANNSPPFVLAYFFGPAIVGLYYLSVRLIKTPVNIFAQSLGQVFLKKATTIHQDGRSLYPAYRKMTAVLFAAGIAPVLALIVISPPLFTFVLGVEWTGAGEIARWVIIWHFFIYLREPALKVILIKGWQKFLLIVNAVFVTAGLVSLVLGGLFLGALETVIVYSLIGAVSNIVVIAATFLLLHTEHRSKKEDAPYDQHS, encoded by the coding sequence ATGAAGCAGCTGCAGAAATGGAAGAAAAATAAATTCGTCAGAAATGTCCTCGTCCTTTTTTCCGGGACGGCACTGGCCCAGGTGATTACGATTGCGGCGGTTCCGATCCTCACCCGCCTGTACTCGCCCGATGCGTTCGGAACCCTGTCGATCTACACCTCGATTGTCGCGATTCTGACCATCTTCATGACCATGAAGTACGAGTATGCCATCGTCACCGCCAGGAATGAGCGGGAAGCCATTTCGGTCGTCTACCTGACCCTGTGGATCCTTATTGCCGCAACGGCGCTTCTGTACATACTGATCTATGTCGCGGGCGACATGTTTTTATCCGTGTTTCAGATCGATGAACTCGGAACCATTCTCTGGCTTGTGCCCCTGTCGCTCGTGTTTTTCGGGGCCATCGCCATTTTAAAATACTGGATGAACCGCCACGAATCGTACAAGGTGCTTTCCTATACGAACGTGGCCAATAACGGCAGCCGGGCGGCCGTGCAGATTGGACTCGGGCTTCAGACCGCCTCCACCATGGGCCTTGTGGCCGGCCAGATGTTCGGGAACTTCCTGAACGCGGCTCTGCTATGGTGGAAAGCGGTTCGAACGACCGGTCTCAATACGGTTCATCGCCCGTCGATCCACGAGATCCGGACGGCTGCCGTCACCTTCAGCCAGTATCCGAAATTCAATGCACCGAACACTCTCGTCAACAATCTTGCCAACAATTCGCCGCCGTTTGTCCTTGCCTATTTCTTTGGTCCGGCGATTGTCGGGCTGTACTATCTGTCGGTCCGGCTCATTAAGACGCCGGTCAACATTTTCGCCCAGTCCCTCGGCCAGGTGTTCCTGAAAAAAGCCACGACGATTCATCAGGACGGGCGCAGCCTGTACCCGGCCTACCGGAAAATGACCGCTGTCCTTTTCGCAGCAGGCATCGCCCCGGTCCTTGCCCTGATTGTAATTTCACCGCCGCTGTTCACATTTGTCCTCGGAGTCGAGTGGACCGGAGCCGGGGAAATTGCCCGCTGGGTGATCATCTGGCACTTCTTTATCTACCTGAGGGAGCCGGCACTCAAGGTGATTCTCATCAAAGGCTGGCAGAAGTTTCTGCTCATCGTAAACGCCGTGTTCGTAACGGCAGGGCTTGTAAGCCTCGTTCTGGGCGGCTTGTTTCTCGGGGCGCTTGAAACGGTAATTGTCTACAGCCTGATAGGCGCCGTTTCCAACATCGTTGTGATCGCCGCCACGTTCCTTCTGCTTCACACGGAACACCGGAGCAAAAAGGAGGACGCACCTTATGACCAGCATTCTTAA